The following proteins come from a genomic window of Trifolium pratense cultivar HEN17-A07 linkage group LG4, ARS_RC_1.1, whole genome shotgun sequence:
- the LOC123920342 gene encoding anthocyanidin 3-O-glucosyltransferase 2-like: protein MKKAEVVFIPFPGVGHLVSTLEFAKLLINRDNRLRVTVLVIKFPHSTETDVYTKSLPISDSLHVINLPECSLPPNSDPVSARNALLEAQKPNVKEAVSNLTTGAENGVLAAFVVDMFCTTMIDVAKEFSVPTLVFFTSGVAFLGLSLHLHTLGERDNVDSTQLQQLTELAVPSFTNLVPSKSLPSSVLRKEWESFMMDFWKGLKNADGFIVNSFEELESHAVHSFLSDPSLAGFPIYPAGPLLNLEPKTKGTVVSNDIIKWLDDQPPSSVVFLCFGSMGSFDEDQVKEIACAIENSGARFIWSLRKPPPKGTMNIPPTDYTLSDLGSILPEGFLDRTAEIGRVIGWSPQTQILAHPATGGFASHCGWNSTLESIYFGVPIATWPLYAEQQTNAFELVHELKMGVEIALDYRVEFNGVPNYLVTADKIERGIRSVLDTDGEVRKNVKEMSEKSRKTLLEGGSSYTYLGRLIDYIMNQV, encoded by the coding sequence ATGAAGAAAGCAGAAGTTGTGTTTATCCCTTTTCCTGGTGTAGGTCATTTAGTTTCCACCCTCGAGTTCGCAAAACTTCTAATCAACCGTGATAACCGTCTCCGAGTAACCGTTTTAGTAATCAAATTTCCACACTCAACAGAAACCGATGTTTACACTAAATCACTTCCTATCTCTGATTCTCTCCATGTTATCAACCTTCCAGAATGTTCTCTTCCCCCGAACTCCGATCCAGTTTCTGCCAGGAATGCTCTCCTTGAAGCTCAGAAACCGAACGTCAAAGAAGCCGTCAGTAACCTCACTACTGGAGCAGAAAATGGAGTCCTTGCTGCTTTCGTTGTTGACATGTTCTGCACCACCATGATTGATGTTGCCAAAGAGTTCTCTGTTCCTACGCTCGTCTTCTTCACTTCCGGCGTTGCGTTTCTTGGTTTGAGTCTTCATCTTCACACTCTCGGTGAACGAGACAATGTTGATTCAACTCAGTTGCAGCAACTCACAGAGCTGGCTGTCCCGAGTTTTACTAACTTGGTTCCATCAAAATCGTTGCCTAGTTCCGTGCTACGCAAGGAATGGGAGTCGTTTATGATGGACTTTTGGAAAGGCCTCAAGAATGCCGATGGGTTTATAGTAAATTCATTTGAAGAGCTAGAATCCCATGCGGTTCACTCTTTTTTATCTGATCCTAGTCTAGCTGGTTTTCCCATATATCCGGCGGGACCCTTACTAAACCTGGAGCCCAAAACCAAGGGCACCGTTGTTTCTAACGATATCATCAAGTGGCTTGATGATCAACCTCCTTCCTCTGTAGTTTTCCTCTGCTTCGGGAGCATGGGTTCCTTCGACGAGGATCAAGTTAAGGAGATCGCATGCGCTATTGAGAATAGTGGGGCCCGATTCATTTGGTCTCTCCGTAAACCTCCACCAAAGGGCACCATGAATATTCCACCCACTGATTACACTCTTTCTGATTTGGGTTCGATTTTACCCGAAGGGTTTTTAGACCGGACAGCAGAGATTGGAAGGGTCATCGGATGGTCCCCACAGACCCAAATACTAGCCCACCCGGCCACAGGAGGATTTGCTTCGCATTGTGGGTGGAATTCAACACTCGAGAGCATTTATTTTGGTGTGCCTATTGCCACATGGCCGCTTTATGCAGAACAACAAACTAATGCTTTTGAATTGGTGCACGAGCTGAAGATGGGTGTTGAGATTGCATTGGATTATCGGGTGGAGTTTAATGGTGTGCCTAACTATCTTGTAACTGCCGATAAGATTGAGAGAGGAATAAGGAGTGTGTTGGATACGGATGGAGAGGTAAGGAAGAACGTGAAAGAGATGAGTGAAAAGAGTAGGAAGACTTTATTAGAGGGAGGATCTTCTTACACTTATTTAGGCCGTTTAATAGATTATATTATGAATCAGGTATGA
- the LOC123921249 gene encoding BTB/POZ domain and ankyrin repeat-containing protein NPR1-like, which yields MDNSTEASSSLSFVSSPHLSNGSSNNTQNNEHVANIEIVSLNKLSGSLEKLLLSDVDYDYCDAEIVVEEIPVGIHRCILASRSQFFHELFKKGKDGNVEEGKGKPRYYMKDLVSYGSIGYEAFIVFLHYLYTGKLKAPPTEVTTCVDEACIHDACRPAINYALELMYASANFKMKELVLLFQRFLLNFVDKALVEDVIPILMAAHHCTLDQLLSPCIQRVARSDMDIISLERELPYEVVTEVKSFRVQSLPESSPDAMEVEPVNVNDKSVRKILKALDSDDVELLKLLLEESSVTLDDACALHYACAHCDSKVVQEVLTLGLADILLKNPRGYTVLHVAARRKDPSILVALLKKGACASETTLDGQTALSICQRLTRRKDYHLKTVQWKESHKDRLCVDVLEREMRRNSMSVNMEVLSQLTADDLHMRLDYLENRVAFARLIFPAEARVAIENAEADSTSLYATSSLLKGNIKEVDLNETPSVRTRKLQLRLQSLVKTVENGRRFFPHCSEVLDKFLEDDMPDVFILEKGTEEEQRTKKARFMELKDEVQKAFHKDMAENNHSGFHSSLSSTSSTTRRESLNHKVRRK from the exons ATGGATAATTCAACTGAAGCATCATCATCATTGAGTTTTGTATCATCTCCTCACTTATCAAATGGTTCAAGTAATAATACTCAGAACAATGAACATGTAGCAAATATTGAAATTGTGAGTTTGAATAAGTTAAGTGGAAGCcttgaaaagttattattaaGTGATGTTGATTATGATTATTGTGATGCTGAGattgttgttgaagaaattccGGTTGGTATTCATCGATGTATACTCGCGTCACGGAGTCAGTTTTTTCATGAACTTTTTAAGAAAGGGAAAGATGGAAATGTGGAGGAAGGAAAGGGAAAACCAAGGTATTACATGAAAGATTTGGTGTCTTATGGTAGTATTGGATATGAAGCTTTCATTGTTTTCTTGCATTATTTGTATACTGGAAAGTTAAAGGCTCCACCAACAGAAGTTACAACATgtgttgatgaagcttgtattCATGATGCGTGTCGTCCGGCTATTAATTATGCTTTGGAACTTATGTATGCTTCTGCCAATTTTAAGATGAAAGAGCTGGTTTTACTTTTTCAG AGGTTTCTCCTAAACTTTGTTGACAAGGCTCTTGTAGAAGATGTCATTCCTATTCTTATGGCTGCACATCACTGCACCCTAGACCAGCTTCTCTCTCCTTGCATTCAGAGAGTAGCAAGGTCTGACATGGATATTATATCTTTGGAAAGAGAACTTCCTTATGAAGTTGTGACTGAAGTCAAATCGTTCCGAGTCCAATCTCTTCCGGAATCCTCTCCCGATGCAATGGAAGTGGAACCTGTGAATGTGAATGATAAGAGTGTCAGGAAAATCCTTAAAGCATTGGATTCTGATGATGTTGAGTTACTGAAGCTTCTTTTAGAGGAATCTAGTGTGACTCTCGATGATGCTTGTGCACTACACTATGCCTGTGCACATTGTGATTCTAAGGTTGTTCAAGAAGTTCTTACTCTAGGATTAGCTGATATTCTCCTTAAGAATCCGCGCGGATACACAGTTCTTCATGTCGCAGCAAGACGAAAGGATCCATCTATTTTGGTTGCACTGCTGAAGAAAGGTGCCTGTGCATCAGAAACAACTCTTGATGGACAAACTGCTCTTTCGATTTGTCAGAGATTGACGAGGCGAAAGGATTATCATTTGAAAACAGTGCAATGGAAGGAGTCTCACAAGGATAGGCTTTGTGTCGATGTACTTGAAAGAGAAATGAGAAGAAATTCTATGTCAGTGAACATGGAAGTTTTGTCACAGTTAACTGCTGATGACTTGCACATGAGACTGGATTACCTTGAAAATAGAG TTGCATTTGCTAGGTTGATCTTTCCTGCTGAGGCTAGGGTAGCCATAGAGAATGCTGAGGCAGATTCAACGTCACTGTATGCAACTTCATCACTTTTAAAAGGCAACATAAAAGAAGTAGATCTAAACGAAACTCCTTCTGTTAGAACAAGAAAACTTCAATTAAGATTACAGTCCCTTGTAAAAACAG TTGAGAATGGCAGGCGGTTTTTTCCGCATTGTTCGGAGGTGCTTGATAAATTTCTGGAGGACGACATGCCGGATGTTTTCATCCTAGAGAAAGGCACTGAAGAAGAGCAGAGAACAAAGAAAGCACGGTTCATGGAACTTAAAGACGAGGTGCAGAAGGCCTTTCACAAAGACATGGCTGAAAATAACCATTCGGGTTTTCATTCTTCGTTGTCTTCTACATCATCCACAACTCGTCGGGAAAGTCTTAACCACAAAGTAAGGAGAAAATGA
- the LOC123922656 gene encoding uncharacterized protein LOC123922656, with amino-acid sequence MGVIIAMKGHPGTGKSTLAKSIASSLKIPLIDKDDIKDQTIPLQLTSPASFLNDLSYNAIWQIASTQLSIGLSVVLDSPLSRRIHFDRLRQLAAEYGVRLLIIECRAGDRDLWRRRVEERDGGGGHKPATWEELEKIVDGYGGCSEYDVEDVARLVVDTTETVSLDRLCSDALEFIFDHADKSLAI; translated from the coding sequence ATGGGGGTGATAATAGCAATGAAAGGCCATCCAGGAACTGGAAAAAGCACATTAGCAAAATCCATAGCTTCATCACTCAAAATCCCTCTAATAGACAAAGACGACATAAAAGACCAAACTATCCCTCTCCAACTAACCTCACCCGCTTCATTTCTCAACGACCTATCATACAACGCCATCTGGCAAATCGCTTCAACTCAACTTTCAATCGGTCTCAGCGTCGTTCTCGATTCACCTCTTTCTCGTAGAATCCATTTCGATCGTCTCCGTCAACTTGCGGCTGAGTATGGTGTTCGGCTTTTGATTATTGAGTGTAGGGCGGGAGATCGTGATCTGTGGCGACGGAGGGTTGAGGAAcgtgatggtggtggtggacaTAAGCCGGCGACGTGGGAGGAGTTGGAGAAGATTGTGGATGGGTATGGTGGTTGTAGTGAGTATGATGTGGAGGATGTGGCGAGGTTGGTGGTTGATACGACTGAGACGGTGAGTTTGGATCGGTTGTGTTCTGATGCTTTGGAGTTTATCTTTGATCATGCTGATAAGTCCCTTGCGATTTAG
- the LOC123881964 gene encoding phytoene synthase 2, chloroplastic-like, translating to MSSIVVRVNCDAKSLVGISSIGRREKSVKVCSRIRFGSGGAVVAEPKRSSEERVYEVVLKQASLVREEKRGVNIEFDLQKTIEGDCSNGDILNSAYDRCGEVCAEYAKTFYLGTQLMTQERREAIWAIYVWCRRTDELVDGPNSSHITPTALDMWEQRLTDVFESRPYDMFDAALSHTVSKYPVDIQPFKDMIEGMRMDLRKSRYNNFDELYLYCYYVAGTVGLMSVPIMGIAPESKASTESIYNAALALGIANQLTNILRDVGEDARRGRVYLPQDELAQAGLSDEDIMSGKVTEKWRNFMKGQIKRARMFFDEAEKGVSELSSVSRWPVWASLLLYRQILDSIEANDYDNFTKRAYVGKVNKLLSLPAAYGIALFGPKKLTKLFMR from the exons ATGTCTAGTATTGTTGTTAGAGTGAATTGTGATGCAAAATCATTGGTTGGTATTTCTAGTATTGGAAGAAGAGAAAAGAGTGTTAAAGTGTGTTCTAGGATAAGATTTGGAAGTGGGGGTGCAGTGGTAGCAGAACCTAAAAGAAGTTCAGAGGAGAGGGTGTATGAAGTAGTTTTGAAGCAAGCAAGTTTGGTAAGAGAAGAAAAGAGGGGTGTAAATATAGAATTTGATTTGCAGAAAACAATTGAAGGTGATTGTAGCAATGGTGATATATTGAATTCTGCTTATGATCGGTGTGGTGAAGTTTGTGCTGAATATGCCAAGACATTTTACTTAG GTACACAATTGATGACACAAGAGCGCAGAGAAGCCATATGGGCAATTTATG TATGGTGTAGAAGAACTGATGAACTAGTAGATGGCCCAAACTCTTCACACATCACACCAACAGCCTTGGACATGTGGGAGCAACGATTAACCGATGTTTTTGAATCTCGACCGTATGATATGTTTGATGCCGCCCTCTCACACACCGTCTCAAAGTACCCAGTTGATATTCAG CCATTCAAGGACATGATTGAAGGGATGAGGATGGATTTGAGAAAGTCAAGATACAATAATTTTGATGAGCTCTATCTTTATTGCTACTATGTTGCTGGGACAGTAGGTCTTATGAGTGTTCCTATAATGGGGATAGCACCTGAATCAAAGGCTTCAACAGAGAGCATTTATAATGCTGCTTTGGCACTAGGCATTGCAAATCAACTCACCAATATACTTAGAGATGTTGGAGAAGA TGCTAGAAGAGGAAGAGTGTATCTCCCTCAAGATGAATTAGCACAAGCTGGCCTATCAGATGAAGACATTATGAGTGGAAAAGTAACAGAAAAATGGAGAAATTTCATGAAGGGACAAATAAAAAGGGCAAGAATGTTTTTTGATGAGGCAGAAAAAGGTGTTTCAGAACTTAGTTCTGTAAGTAGATGGCCTGTTTGGGCATCATTGTTATTATATAGGCAGATATTAGATTCTATTGAAGCCAATGATTATGATAACTTCACAAAAAGAGCTTATGTAGGAAAAGTCAATAAGTTATTATCACTTCCTGCTGCTTATGGAATTGCACTTTTTGGTCCTAAAAAGTTAACTAAATTGTTTATGAGATGA
- the LOC123920343 gene encoding anthocyanidin 3-O-glucosyltransferase 2-like codes for MKKAEVVFIPSPGVGHLVSTLEFAKLLINRDNRLRITVLVIKFPHTTETDVYTKSLPKSDSLNVINLPECSLPPNSSPGPAMNALLEAQKLNVKEAVSNLTTREQHGHLAAFVVDMFCTNMIDVAKEFSVPAFVFFTSGVAFLGLNLHIHNLFERDNVDSTQLLQLTELAIPSFANLVPTKSLPSAVLRKEYESFFIGYAKGLKNADGIIVNSFEELESHAVHSFSSHPDLVGLPIYPVGPILNPEPKTKDADDIINWLDDQTPSSVVFICFGSRGSFDEDQVKEIALAVENSGARFVWSLRKPPPKGTMIPPTDYLLSELVLVLPEGFLDRTVEIGRVIGWAPQAQILAHPAAGGFVSHCGWNSTLESIYFGVPVATWPLFAEQQTNAFELVTELKTAVEIALDYRVELFGGPNYLLTADKIEGGIRNVLEKDGEVRKKVKDMSEKSRKTLLEGGSSYNYLGHLIDNIMNQISN; via the coding sequence ATGAAGAAAGCAGAAGTTGTGTTCATCCCTTCTCCTGGTGTTGGTCATCTAGTTTCCACCCTCGAGTTCGCGAAGCTTTTAATTAACCGTGATAACCGTCTCCGAATAACTGTTTTAGTTATCAAATTTCCACACACCACAGAAACTGATGTCTACACAAAATCACTTCCGAAATCCGATTCTCTCAACGTCATCAATCTTCCAGAATGTTCTCTTCCTCCAAACTCAAGTCCAGGTCCTGCCATGAACGCTCTGCTGGAAGCTCAGAAACTAAATGTCAAAGAAGCCGTCTCCAATCTCACTACCAGAGAACAACACGGACACCTCGCTGCCTTCGTTGTTGACATGTTTTGTACCAACATGATTGATGTTGCAAAAGAATTTTCTGTCCCTGCGTTTGTGTTCTTCACTTCCGGGGTTGCTTTCCTTGGCTTGAATCTTCATATTCACAATCTATTTGAACGAGATAACGTTGATTCCACTCAGTTGCTGCAACTCACAGAATTGGCTATCCCGAGTTTCGCTAACTTGGTTCCTACAAAATCATTGCCTAGTGCCGTGCTGCGCAAGGAATATGAATCATTTTTCATAGGCTATGCCAAAGGTCTCAAAAATGCTGATGGAATTATTGTAAATTCATTTGAAGAGCTAGAATCGCATGCAGTTCACTCATTTTCCTCTCATCCGGATCTAGTTGGTTTACCGATATATCCGGTGGGACCAATACTAAACCCAGAGCCCAAGACCAAGGACGCTGATGATATCATCAATTGGCTTGATGATCAAACTCCTTCCTCTGTAGTTTTCATCTGCTTCGGGAGCAGGGGTTCTTTTGATGAGGATCAGGTTAAGGAGATTGCACTTGCCGTTGAGAATAGTGGTGCCCGTTTCGTGTGGTCTCTACGTAAACCGCCACCAAAGGGCACCATGATACCACCTACTGATTACCTGCTTTCTGAATTGGTTTTGGTTTTACCCGAAGGGTTCTTAGATCGAACGGTAGAGATTGGAAGGGTAATTGGATGGGCTCCACAAGCCCAAATACTAGCCCATCCAGCCGCAGGAGGATTTGTTTCGCACTGTGGTTGGAATTCCACACTCGAGAGTATTTATTTTGGTGTGCCTGTTGCCACGTGGCCACTCTTTGCTGAACAACAGACAAATGCTTTTGAATTGGTGACCGAGTTGAAAACGGCTGTGGAGATTGCATTGGATTATAGAGTGGAATTATTTGGGGGGCCTAACTATCTTTTAACTGCCGATAAAATTGAGGGAGGAATAAGAAATGTGTTGGAAAAGGATGGAGAGGTAAGGAAGAAAGTGAAAGATATGAGTGAAaaaagtaggaaaactttgttAGAGGGAGGATCTTCCTACAATTATTTAGGTCATTTGATTGATAatattatgaatcaaatatcaaattaa